DNA from Bradyrhizobium diazoefficiens USDA 110:
GTCAACGTCGCGTTGTCGAATTCTTTCGGTTTTGGCGGTACCAATGCGTCGGTGATCGTCCGCCGTTTGGCCAATTAGTTTGCGTTTGAAACGAATCCACCGTTTTGCCGTATTCGGCGATAGTCATGGTAGTGGGCGCGTGCATTTGGCAGGGCAAACGGTTGTCAGGCCGCGATTGAACCGGCAGGATTCAGGTTGCTTCGATGAGTGAAAGGCCGCCCATTTCGCCCCGGAGTCCGCGGGCAGCGCTCGAGCCCGAGCAGGTCCCGCCGCCGCCGAAGCGATCGGACCGCGCGCGCAATCCCTTCGTGATCGTCGGCAACGCCATCATCACGCTGCTCTTGATCTCCATGATCGGGGCGGGCGCCGTCTATTACTACGGCCGGCAGGTGCTCGAAGCGCCGGGTCCGCTCAAGGAAGACAAGATCGTCAACATCCCGCAGCGCGCCGGCAAGCGCGACATCGCCGAGACGCTGAACCGGGAAGGCGTGACCGACGTCAACCCGTGGGTGTTCATCGCAAGCGTAGCCGCGCTGAAGGCGAGCTCGGACCTCAAGCCCGGCGAGTATTCGTTCCAGAAGAACGCATCCCTGCGCGACGTCATCGCCACCATCGTCGAAGGCAAGGTGGTGCAGCATGCCGTCACGATTCCGGAAGGCCTGACCTCCGAGCAGATCGTGGCACGGCTCTCCGACAACGATATCTTCACCGGCAGCGTGCGCGAGCTGCCGCGCGAGGGCACGCTCTTGCCCGAGACCTACAAGTTCCCGCGCGGCACCACGCGCGAGCAGGTGATCCAGCGCATGCAGCAGGCGCACAAGCGCGTGCTGACCGAGATCTGGGAGCGTCGCAGCCAGGACATTCCGGTCAAGACTCCGGAGCAGCTGGTGACGCTGGCCTCGATCGTCGAGAAAGAGACCGGCAAGCCGGACGAGCGCAGCCGCGTCGCTGCCGTGTTCGTCAATCGCCTGAAGCAGAAGATCAAGCTCCAGTCCGATCCGACCATCATCTATGGCCTCGTCGGCGGCAAGGGCACGCTGGGCCGCCCGATCAAGCGCAGCGAGATCACGCAGCCCTCGCCCTACAACACCTATGTGATCGAAGGCCTGCCGCCGGGCCCGATCTCCAATCCCGGCCGCGCCTCGCTCGAAGCCGCCGCCAACCCGGCCCGCACCCGCGACCTCTATTTCGTCGCCGACGGCACCGGCGGGCATGCCTTCACCGAGACCTACGACGCGCACCAGAAAAACGTCGCCAAGCTGCGCGCGATGGAGAAGCAGATCCAGAACGACACGGTCGAGCCGGCCGAGGACGCGCAGCCGCCGGCGGCGGCAGCGCCCGGCGCTGCCGACACGCCGACCGCGACCACGCCGGCACGGCCGAACCAGCAGAAGAAGCCGCCGGCTGCTCCTCGCCCCGCTGGTCCCGCTCCTGCCCGGCAGGGCGCGGTGCAACCCTCGCCGCCGGTGATCCAGCGCTAGGCCCGCGCAGACCTGCCTACGGGACTTTGCGGATTCCACTTTCCGGCAAAATAGTCTTAAGATTCGCGTGCCTTGATGGCCTCGCGAATCCTGTGTTTCTGGAGAATTTGACCTGATGGCGCTGTCGTCCATGACCGGCTTTGCCCGAAGCCACGGCGCTAGCGGGCCGTACACGTTCGAATGGGAATTGAAGTCGGTCAACGCCAAGGGCTTTGACCTCAGGGTGCGGCTGCCGCAGGGGTTCGACGAGCTCGAGGCCCACGCCAAGAAGCGCGCCGGCGAGCTTTTGTCGCGCGGCACCGTCTACGCCAATCTCAACGTCAAGCGCGCCAATGCCGCCGCCTCCGTCCGTGTCAACGAGGACGTGCTCAACGCCGTCCTGAAGGCCGCCTCGATAATCGCCGGAAAGGTCGATGCGGTGGCACCGAGCGTCGACGGCCTGCTCGCCATCAAGGGCGTCGTCGAGGTCGCCGAGCCCGAGGGCGACGAGGAGGAGGACAAGGCGGCGCGCGCCGCGGCAGCGGAGGCCTTCGACAAGGCGCTCGCCGATCTCGTCGAGATGCGCAAGCGCGAGGGGACCTCGCTCGGGCAGATCCTGACCCAGCGGGTGGACGAGGTCGAGCAACTGGCGAAGAAGGCCGAAGCCGCACCCGGCCGCAAGCCGGAGGCGATCAAGGCCAGGCTCGCCGAGCAGATCGCAACGCTGCTCGACACCTCCGACCGTTTCGATCCCGACCGCCTGATGCAGGAGGCGATCCTGATCGCGACCAGGGCCGACATCCGCGAGGAGCTCGACCGTATCGCCTCGCATATCGCGCAGGCGCGCGAGCTGATCGGCAAGGGCGGCCCGATCGGGCGCAAGCTCGACTTCCTGGCGCAGGAGTTTCACCGCGAGGTCAATACCTGCTGCTCGAAGTCGAACGACATCGAGCTGACCAATACGGGGCTCGCCATGAAAAACGTGGTCGAGCAATTTCGCGAGCAGGTCCAGAATCTGGAGTGATCGATGACGACGGGCGGTCACGGAACTGACGGTGTCGAGCGGCGTGGATTGATGTTCGTGCTGTCCTCGCCGTCGGGCGCAGGCAAAACGACGCTGTCGCGCTTGTTGATCGAGCGGATGCCGGGCCTGCGAATGTCAGTCTCGGCGACCACGCGGCCGATGCGGCCCGGCGAGGTCGACGGCCGCGACTATCTGTTCGTCGACAAGCCCCGCTTCGAGGCGATGGTGAGGGACGACGAGCTGCTGGAATGGGCGACCGTGTTCGACAACCGCTACGGCACGCCGCGCGCGCCGGTCGAGGCGGCGCTGTCGGCCGGGCAGGACGTGCTGTTCGATATCGACTGGCAGGGCACGCAGCAGCTGCGCGAGAAGGCGCGTGCCGACGTCGTCAGCGTGTTCATCCTGCCGCCGTCAGCCGGCGATCTCGAGAAGCGGCTGCATTCGCGCGCGCAGGATTCCGACGAGGTGATCCGCAAGCGCATGAGCCGCGCCAGCCACGAGATGAGCCACTGGGCCGAGTACGACTACATCGTGATCAACCACGACGTCGACGAAGCCTTTGCCGAGGTGCAATCGATCCTGAAGGCCGAGCGCCTCAAGCGCGAGCGGCGGATTGGCCTCGTTGGTTTCGTGCGAGGTTTGCAAGGCCAGCTGCAGGGTTAGAGCCAGGGCCAGGCTGCCTCAGCCGCGGCCCTTCCTGCGCCAGCCGTTCCAGCATCGCGGTGATGATGTCGACGTCGACCGCATCCTCATCGCGACCAGCCGGCTTTTCATCGCTGTTGGCCCGGTCCGCGGCTAACCGGGGTGAACTGGCCTCGATCTCGAATTCCCTGTCGAATACCGCGATCTCGGGCTCGCCGGATTCCGCGACTTCGACGATGCCAGCCGGCTCGTGCGCTTCGATCACATCGATCTCGCGGTCGATCGCGGCGAGCTGTGCCGCCTGCGGGCGTGCGGCATCGAAGTCGATCGGGCGCGGCGGCTGCGCGCGCGGCGTGACGGCCGGCATCGCCTTGAGCCAGGGCGCGCGGCTCTCGTCCTGGTCCTGCGGCTCCCAATCGTCCCAATTCACGCGGCGGTGGTCGCTCGCCTTGACGCGGGAGCGCGCACCGGCGAAGCGGTAGATGACGCTGGCGAGGATGCCGGCGATCGCCAAAGCGCCGCCGATCACGAGCAGGAGCGTCTGGAGCGAGCCGGTCGGCTTGTCGGCGGGAATTTCGGCCGCGGCGAGCGCCACCGGGGCGCTGGCCTTTGCCGGTGTCGCGCCCGGCTGCGTTGCGGGTGCGGGCGCAGCGGAACTCGCGGAAGTATCGGGCCAGCGCGCGGCGACGGCGGGCTGCTGCGCGTTGTTGTCGGCGATCGCGCCCGGCGGCTGTTGCATGACCTGTGGCGCGCTCGTTGGCGCAGGCGCGGTCATGTTCGGCGAGCTCGGCGCGGCACCAGTCTGCGGTGCAATGTATTCCGCGCGCGCATTCTGCACCGACGGCGGCGCTGCTGAATCTGCGTTTGGCGTGTCGGCCGTCGCTTGCGCGCTCTGCGTCGCCTTGCCGCCTTCGGCACGCAGGTACCAGCACTGCCGCTTGGTCGCGCGATCGAGGCGATAGTGCCAGTGCTGTCCCTGCGGCGCGGTGCTTTTCGGCGAGGTGAGGCAGTCGGCGGCCGCATTGGCCGTGCTCGATGTGCTCGGCGCGTTCTGCGACACCGCAGCGAGGGGGGCGCCGGCAATGATACTGCCAACAAGCGCTGATATGAATTTCGCGGTGCGGTTGCCCATCCTGGTCTCCCGGTTACGCATGACGCAACTCTTAACCTTCCCTTTCTCTTCAAAGAGTTGGGTGGCAATGAGCCGCAAATCCGGAGAGGATGTGGCTTGAATCGGGCCTGCGCGGCGATCGTTCCGCCGCGAAATCAGGCATTTTCGACCATTATTGTTTGGTCGAGGTCCATGTTCCCGAGCAGCCGTCGGAGCGGCGGAAGGTTCCGGAACCGCTGCGCCCCGAAAGGCGGCCGGCGCCCGTGAAGGTCACGCCATTGCCCGCGCCGGAGGTATGAACCGCGCCGCTCGCGCTGACGCTGCCGCTGACGCCCTCGCCGATGACCCGGCCCGAGCTCACGACCACCGCGCCGGAGGTCGAACCGCCGCAGCCGAGGCTGAGGACGACCCAGGCGCCGTCGAAACCGCCGCCACCACCGCCGCCGCTTCTCCGCGGCGCCGAGCGTTCCTCGGCCGCCGGCTTGCTCCGGCGCGCGGAGGGCGCGGGCTCGGCCGAGCGGCCTGAAGAAGGATCCTGGCGCGAGCCGGACAGCGATTTCTCGTCATTGCCGATCGAGCCACCGGCGCTGCCGGATTGCGCGAAGGCGGACGACGAGGCGAGGGCGAGGAGGGAGGCGAGAGCGAACGTGCGGGCGATGGAATTGGGCATGAGCAAATAATCCAAAATGAAAATCGTATCAGCGGCCGGAGCCGTCGGCGCAGACGGATCCGATAATGCGGCAAGCCTTGCCAGCCTTGCCGCATTCGTCAAGCGCAGCATCCCTGGCGCGCTGGACGCCCTCGCGCTGGACCAGCGACCAGGATTTGTCGGAGATCGCGAAGGCGCCGCAGCCCTTGCCATAGAAGGAAAGCTCGATCGGACATTTGGCGCCGGCGCAGTTGCCGCGCGCATCCGCGACCGCCGCGCGCCGCGAGGCGTGGTTCCACGACATGCCCCATTTGCTGCCGTCGGGGCCGTAAACGATCGAGCCCCATGGCTTCAGATCGTCCATCTTGCGCATCCGCAGCAGCAGGCCTTCGGTCGCCTCTCCGGTCGGCGCCATGGATATCCGCTGCTGAAGCTTCGTGATGGAGCGAGTAAGGCCGTCGGGCGTGTCAGGATCGAAATTGAGCTCGTAGAGCCGTTCGCTGAGTTCGCTGAGCAATGCGGCATCGCGTAGGGGGACGCGGTCAGGATCGGCGCGCAGGCGATCCGCCGGCAGCGGATCGGGCTGCACCGCCGCGACCTGCGGCGGAGCCGTCTGCGTCGGCGGCACGAAATAGAAGGTGCCGTCGATCGGCGAGGACGAGACCCAGGGCTGCTGCGCGCCCGACGTGGCGCGCTTCACCGCGAGGCCGACCTGGTTGAAGGTCTGGAATACGTCGAGACCTGCGGTCCGGATCGTCGCAGCCAGCGCCTTGGTGTAGGGGCTATGGCCGTCGCTGCCGTCCTGGGCGACGTTGCCGGGTTGCGTCGCGTAGGAGATCAGCGTGCCCTCGGGTGCGCGCATTTGCGCGAGGCCGCCGTCGGAGGAACGCAAGCCGCGCGAGCCGAACGGGTTGTTGCGGCAGGCGTCGAGGATGACGAGGTTGAGCCGCGTGCCGGAGCCCTGCATCTGGCGCAGCACGAGATTGACGTCGGTCATCTGGAAGTCGACGTCGGCCTCGCGCGTCGGATTGGCCCCGACCGGCACGAGATAGTTGGAGCCGGCGACCTGGACACCGTGGCCGGCATAGTAGAACAGCGCGACGTCGGCGCCTTGCGCCTGCCGGCCGAAGCTCCGCACCGCGATGTCCATCGCGCCCTTGTCGAGATCGAGCTGGGCGCGGCCGCCGACTAGTGTGAAGCCGAGCGTGCTGAGCGTCTCCGCCATCAGGCTGGCGTCCTTGGACGGGTTGTCGAGCGGCGTGATGTTCTTGTAGGCGGAGTTGCCGACGACGAGCGCGATGCGCTTATCGGCGGATGCAGGCGTTGCCGCGGCGACGAGCAGCGCTGTGGCGAGTGCCGCCAGCCCCACAACGCGATTGAAAATCCTCGCGCGCATAAAAATTCCCCAAAGCAATGGCGCCAATGTACCAGCTAGGTGCGCGGGCGAAAAGCGGTGCGACATTCTGTGCGGCCACGGGCCCGTCCGCATCGTGCCGGGAAAGAGGCGCGGCTGTGCGTTCCCGCGGCAGGTCTTGCCCGAGCCTTGCTTCCGTTCGCCGCCCGATGGAGGCCAAAGGGCGCAGGGAAGGCCGGGCGCCGGCGGCACCCGCACGTCCGTGCGCGATAGAAGTGCACACGGTTTGGACCACAGGTGATGCCGGTCGCCCGGCCTTCCCTGCGCGGATGGTTTTAACGGTGTCCTTCGTGCTCTCCCCGGGGAGCGATGCACTATTGCCCCCGTCGCCCTGCCGATCACTGATACGCGCGCCCGGTCGGGCCGCCACATCACCGCAGGACTTGACGCACAGACCCCGGGAGTCAGGACCACACGACTTCTCCGTCCGCGGACGGCTTTGCCGGATCGTCAGGGGCTGGCGCGTGCTCACCCAAGACGACCGACGAAGCCGCTGTAACTGCGCCGTGTCGTACCGCGTCGCGTGGATGGCTCACGGTTGCCCGCCCTGTCATCACACGGACCGCGCCGACGCTGCCGCGTCCACCGCCACTCGGCCCGCATGTCGTGACGGTCGCGAACGCCCCTTTGGCAGGGCCGAGGTGAGGGGGTGTATGCCATAAATCCGAAATTCGGAAAAGTGAAATATTTTTGCGTGAGGGGATTGACGGGGTGTTTTGCCCGACGGGTCTCGGGTGTTGCCGCGCGCGGCGCGAGGGCTTAGGGCTGGGCTCTCAGCCACACCGTCATTGCGAGGAGCCCTTGCGACGAAGCAATCCAGACTATCTCTGCGGACGCATTCTGGATTGCTTCGCTGCGCTCGCAATGACGGGTGGCAGGCAGCATCGTGATGCGGCAAGCCGCGACGTCGTCGATGACACCGGCGTGACCAAATCCACACGCTCCACGTGCGTTCAAGCCCGCCATCAATTTTTTGCTTGATGTTTCCAGATTGTTCCGATTAGCTTCTCGCGCAAGGGTTGGGAATGACGGACTATCCATAGATCGGAGCATCAGCGCGGCGAACTCTACCGCCGATGCTCATAAACATCCCACAACGACAGGACTGATCAGCGCGCCTCTCCTGCGAACGGGCCGTGCTGTGCATGAGGTGACGCGCGCTCTACTATTCGGCTGGTCTCACAGGAGGAGGAGCCGATGCCGGCGCGTGGAGGCAAGCGAATGACGAAAACCGGAGCCGCGATGCGGGTTGAGGAGCCGGCGTTGAATGCAGCGGGGCAGGCGAGCAAAGGTCTTGGCGGCGCTTCGGCCGGCGGGCCGCACGCCAACGGCGCGCAAGCCGCCAACCAGTCGGACGCCTCCGCTGCCGGCACGCAAGCGGCCCCGCCGCCCAAGACCGTGTCGCAGGTGCTCGGCGAAATCACCTGGCTGATGACGCAGAGCCCGCGCCACAAGGCGATCCCGCTCGGCGATCTCGAATGGCTGGTGATGCTGGCGATCCTGCTCCAGCAGTTCCGTATTTTCTACAAGGGCGAGCAGCCAGTCGGCGTCGCGTTCTGGGCGCTGGCGGATGAGATCGTCGCGAAGCGGATCGATGCGGGGGATGTGCGGTTAAGCCCCGCGGAGTGGAAGAGTGGGACGAGCAGGCGGATCATTGATGTGGTTGCGCCGTTTGGGGGTGAGGCGGAGATGCGGGGGCAAGTCAGTGCTGGATAGCTCCGCATTCCAGTCGATGCGGGCTTAACGGGGCTCGTTCCTATGACCCCTTATGGCCGTGCTCTCGCGTCTTGGAGTTTATCTGTAGCCTCGTTGGTTCTCTTCGAGGGCACAATTGCCAGTGTGCTCGCTCTCGAGGCCAACCATCTGACTACACGGCCTCTGATTGCGGAGCGCCCGTCCGCGTCGCCCCGAACGCTCCCCTCCCAACGGCGAACGACGACAGATGGCGTACTCCGGTTAGATGAACCTGTTACTGTCAGGCTGCGCTCCACAATGCTGCAAGTGCCTGCGGCATATCTATCACCATGGCCGCATGCAGAGGTGAGACATCGTGTCAACGATGTGCGGAGCCTGAGGTTCGAATTTTGGATGCCCGATGGACGTTATCTTGAGGTCAATCCAATTTCGAACGCGAGTTTCCGGCCAAAAGAGCCTGGACGAGCGGAGCCCTCACAGGATGCGTTCGTTGTTAGGGTTTGGGACGTGTTACCAAGTGTAAAAAATGAGTCTAGATACGTCTCGCCTGACCAGGCATTTCAAAATCAGGTCCGCAATAGGTATCCACCAAACTCTCCGTTTTCGTTTCGTGAAGAGGCGTTCGGGCTAGTCAGGTTCTGGCCAGCGGACGACGCGAATTCAGATTATTCGATCAGTTACCGGAATAAGGACGGCGCCGACCCACAGTTATTGCTGGACTGTGTTGGTCCTGGTCGCTTCAGAGTTTTCCTGGCCTGTTCCGCGCGAGTGTATCTCGTTTCCGAGGACTTGGCATTTTCTGTCGTGTTTCCAAAGGAGCAAGTGCAGCGTTGGCGTGAGATCGTAACGACGGCGCGAGATCTCTACAATTCGTGGAAGTCCCAACCTCGGGATGTAAAATAACTTCTCTGCCTGCAAGTGCTTGGAGTTGGCTATGACCAATCAACTAGATCTCACGGCCCAACAGATTGCAACACTCAATCAAATTAAGGCCAATGGCACTACAAACTTTCCGGCTGGGTATAAGTATATTTCCGAATTGATCGAAGATAGGTCGAGCGTTGATTCCTACACGAAAGTTTTCTTTTCGGGGGCCGCGGAGGTGCCGGCGATCCTGCTTCAGCAGTTCCGCATCTTCTACAAGGGCGAGCAGCCGGTCGGCGTCGCGTTCTGGGCGCTGGCGGACGAGATCGTCGCGAAGCGGATCGATGCGGGGGATGTGCGGTTGACGCCGGCAGATGGAAGGGTGGGGCGAGCGTCAAGATTATGGACGCTGTTGCGCCGTTTGGCGGCGAGGCGGAAATGCGCGCGCAACTCAACTCATTGCCCTTTGCTAAGAACGCGCGATGGGTGGGTGCTCCGGCTACTAGCTGGGCCGTGCAGAACATCGTAGGCCCGGTGTTGGGTTTGGCATGAAGCGCATTGTGAAGATTGTTCTGGCAGCCGTCTGCGGTATCGCCACCGCCGCTATTGGGACGGGTGGGCTCTACCTCTTCTCCGGTTATCGTGCGTACCGTAATGCTGAAATCACCACCACCCTAATTCGTGAAGGTAAGTATGACCCGGCGGAACACTTCAGTTTTGATCGAGCTTGTGTTTTTCCGCCGGAGTCGGCGTTAGCTGATACGTGGTTTTCGCAGCGGGGCTATCGGCAGCTGGATCCAATACTTCCCGATACCTACACAAATTGGACACTGATACTAGTGGACGATCAGAGAAAAACGTTCCGCACTTTGTATGCTCTCGAGCCCAAGGTGCGATTTGGTGGCAACGTCGTTTGCAATCCAAGACTTGTTCTTCGAACCAGGTCCTCTCAGGAGGGCCTTGTCGCCTACATCGACGATGCTAGCGCACATTAGGAATTTGCTGTGAGTAATCCGCTTTCCGATCCAGTCAAATACTACGATCTTGAGAAGCTGAAGGTAGCTAGCGTGGCGCTTGCCGACGGCAACGGCTTGCATGGATACGATCCGACGCTTCTCGATTCAAAAAGGAAAACCCCTTGAGCTTGGGGGGAACAAGCGGATTATCGATGTGGTCCCGCCAGGCGGAGATGAAAAACAATATACTAAGTGCTTCGCCTCTTGAGGCTAGCTTGTAGTGTCGAAAGCTCGAGGTGCTTCAATGGTGCGAGCGATTTTCATGACGGAAGAACAAATTGCAGAGCTTGTTGAGAAAGCCCGACTCGATGGAGAATTATGGGCAGTACTCAAGGATCGTGAACTTAATCAATTTAGCGATGATGGATCGGCCAAGCTGCCCTCAATCGCGATGGCGGTTGGCGATTTCGTGGTGGGTTTGTATGGGGCGGAACATGGCTATGAGATCGGATCATTGATCATCGCGCTTCGCTTCCACATACGGCAAGAACTTGGCTTGCCGGTCTGAAGCAGGTCGACTGAAAGGCCATTTATGTCCGAACTGATCTATAACAGCGGCTTGGTCCGCCCAAGTTACGGCGGTCAACTGCCTGCAGACTCTGCGACTCTGGTTTCTTTGGCAAAGGCAGATCAGCTAAATTTGCTCCTCCAAACCGGACGTGGGGGCGAGGGAGAGATGCGGAAGCAGATAAGTGGCCGAACGGTGTGACCATGAAGAGTCTTGCGATCGTTCGCTTTCTCCGGGCGTTCCTAGTTGCCTTGGTGGTGCTGGTCGCTTGGAATGTATCGGCTGAAGCACAACAACTTTCTCTTAGAGCCAAGGAAGCAAGTCTCACAAGCACGATCGATAATCATCAAGCGCTAAAGATCCGTCTCAATGAACATTCGAAGGCGGACTATGCAGAATTTACCGCGCGACACGTCGGTCGGCGAATTGAATTCAGCGTTCAGGGGCGTCCCTTGATGACTGCTCGCATGATGACCTCGGTTCTAAGTGGCGAGGTTCAAGTGTTGGTAGATCAGAAGGCCGTTGCGGATCAACTAGCCGCCAGCCTAGCCGCGGGAAAAACGACTCTGGACGTGCGAGTTCTTGGCGAATGAGGCCGATGGAAAGGCGAATGAACCGATGGAGCCGTTAGCCTGGCTTCAAGATCGACTCGCCGATTTGATTGCGTCGACCTAGATGGCTATTTTTTGCATGAAGCGAACGGTCAAATACATCGCCATAATCGCCGCAGTCGTAGTCACGGCAGCTGCCATCTGGAGGGGCCTGGATTTTGCGGCGCGGCTCCCTCCGGGCGCATATACGGATCAATATCCTAATCTGACCAAGCGGCCCATTCAGGCCGTCAGCGCGGGTCCCGGCACATACGATCTATTCTCCGTGTACGGTGATGTGTCCGCAGTTTGCATTAGTTTTGCGGGATAGATCCGAGGCAATTGGCCGCCAATTTGCTCAATAAGAATCTGGTTGAGCTTAGAGGAGGGCAACCCTTTTTCACCGTGGAAGGAGTTGCCACTCTCATCGTCTTCGATGAAAGAGGAGGATTCCAGATTGAAGAAATCGAACAAGATGTTCTGTTGTTTTCTGCGGATG
Protein-coding regions in this window:
- a CDS encoding toxin-activating lysine-acyltransferase, with translation MPARGGKRMTKTGAAMRVEEPALNAAGQASKGLGGASAGGPHANGAQAANQSDASAAGTQAAPPPKTVSQVLGEITWLMTQSPRHKAIPLGDLEWLVMLAILLQQFRIFYKGEQPVGVAFWALADEIVAKRIDAGDVRLSPAEWKSGTSRRIIDVVAPFGGEAEMRGQVSAG
- the mltG gene encoding endolytic transglycosylase MltG, with translation MSERPPISPRSPRAALEPEQVPPPPKRSDRARNPFVIVGNAIITLLLISMIGAGAVYYYGRQVLEAPGPLKEDKIVNIPQRAGKRDIAETLNREGVTDVNPWVFIASVAALKASSDLKPGEYSFQKNASLRDVIATIVEGKVVQHAVTIPEGLTSEQIVARLSDNDIFTGSVRELPREGTLLPETYKFPRGTTREQVIQRMQQAHKRVLTEIWERRSQDIPVKTPEQLVTLASIVEKETGKPDERSRVAAVFVNRLKQKIKLQSDPTIIYGLVGGKGTLGRPIKRSEITQPSPYNTYVIEGLPPGPISNPGRASLEAAANPARTRDLYFVADGTGGHAFTETYDAHQKNVAKLRAMEKQIQNDTVEPAEDAQPPAAAAPGAADTPTATTPARPNQQKKPPAAPRPAGPAPARQGAVQPSPPVIQR
- the gmk gene encoding guanylate kinase, coding for MTTGGHGTDGVERRGLMFVLSSPSGAGKTTLSRLLIERMPGLRMSVSATTRPMRPGEVDGRDYLFVDKPRFEAMVRDDELLEWATVFDNRYGTPRAPVEAALSAGQDVLFDIDWQGTQQLREKARADVVSVFILPPSAGDLEKRLHSRAQDSDEVIRKRMSRASHEMSHWAEYDYIVINHDVDEAFAEVQSILKAERLKRERRIGLVGFVRGLQGQLQG
- a CDS encoding YicC/YloC family endoribonuclease is translated as MALSSMTGFARSHGASGPYTFEWELKSVNAKGFDLRVRLPQGFDELEAHAKKRAGELLSRGTVYANLNVKRANAAASVRVNEDVLNAVLKAASIIAGKVDAVAPSVDGLLAIKGVVEVAEPEGDEEEDKAARAAAAEAFDKALADLVEMRKREGTSLGQILTQRVDEVEQLAKKAEAAPGRKPEAIKARLAEQIATLLDTSDRFDPDRLMQEAILIATRADIREELDRIASHIAQARELIGKGGPIGRKLDFLAQEFHREVNTCCSKSNDIELTNTGLAMKNVVEQFREQVQNLE
- a CDS encoding caspase family protein, which encodes MRARIFNRVVGLAALATALLVAAATPASADKRIALVVGNSAYKNITPLDNPSKDASLMAETLSTLGFTLVGGRAQLDLDKGAMDIAVRSFGRQAQGADVALFYYAGHGVQVAGSNYLVPVGANPTREADVDFQMTDVNLVLRQMQGSGTRLNLVILDACRNNPFGSRGLRSSDGGLAQMRAPEGTLISYATQPGNVAQDGSDGHSPYTKALAATIRTAGLDVFQTFNQVGLAVKRATSGAQQPWVSSSPIDGTFYFVPPTQTAPPQVAAVQPDPLPADRLRADPDRVPLRDAALLSELSERLYELNFDPDTPDGLTRSITKLQQRISMAPTGEATEGLLLRMRKMDDLKPWGSIVYGPDGSKWGMSWNHASRRAAVADARGNCAGAKCPIELSFYGKGCGAFAISDKSWSLVQREGVQRARDAALDECGKAGKACRIIGSVCADGSGR
- a CDS encoding toxin-activating lysine-acyltransferase, whose product is MTNQLDLTAQQIATLNQIKANGTTNFPAGYKYISELIEDRSSVDSYTKVFFSGAAEVPAILLQQFRIFYKGEQPVGVAFWALADEIVAKRIDAGDVRLTPADGRVGRASRLWTLLRRLAARRKCARNSTHCPLLRTRDGWVLRLLAGPCRTS